From a single Bacteroidota bacterium genomic region:
- the rplM gene encoding 50S ribosomal protein L13, which yields MFYFCPPIEKHNTNLYTVDTLSYKTVSANAKTVTKEWVVLDAKDQVLGRFASQAAMMLRGKHKANYTPHVDCGDNVIIINADKVRLTGRKWTEREYVSHTGYPGGQRFVSPAKLILQKPTMVVEKAIYGMLPKSRLGNAIKGNLFIYAGGEHPHAAQQPKAVTLKY from the coding sequence ATGTTCTACTTTTGCCCTCCCATTGAAAAACACAATACTAATTTATATACCGTGGATACGTTAAGTTACAAAACCGTATCGGCTAATGCCAAGACCGTTACCAAAGAGTGGGTCGTTCTGGACGCTAAGGACCAGGTGCTGGGCCGATTTGCATCTCAGGCTGCCATGATGCTTCGTGGTAAGCATAAAGCCAATTACACCCCGCACGTAGATTGCGGCGATAATGTGATCATTATTAATGCTGATAAGGTGCGTCTCACCGGCCGTAAATGGACCGAGCGTGAGTACGTTTCTCATACCGGTTACCCCGGTGGTCAGCGTTTTGTGTCACCTGCCAAATTGATCCTTCAGAAACCTACTATGGTAGTGGAGAAAGCAATTTATGGTATGTTGCCAAAATCCCGTTTGGGTAATGCCATCAAAGGCAATCTCTTTATTTATGCCGGTGGTGAGCATCCTCATGCGGCTCAACAACCTAAAGCGGTAACCCTTAAGTACTGA
- a CDS encoding four helix bundle protein, producing MRVHHKLVVWQNARKLVKEAYQMTRSFPKEEMFSLTQQIKRASVSIPANISEGTGRKTKKRQSRFLTIAHGSAFELETLFIISCELEFIAEDSLIKLLEKTEMITVQLNGLLNKYQTD from the coding sequence ATGAGAGTACATCATAAATTGGTGGTATGGCAAAATGCAAGAAAGCTGGTGAAAGAGGCTTATCAAATGACAAGGTCCTTTCCGAAAGAGGAGATGTTTAGTTTAACGCAGCAAATAAAAAGGGCTTCGGTTTCCATACCGGCGAATATTAGCGAAGGAACGGGTCGAAAAACAAAAAAAAGACAATCCAGATTTCTAACCATTGCTCATGGTTCCGCCTTTGAACTGGAAACACTTTTCATCATTTCCTGCGAACTTGAATTTATTGCGGAGGATTCTCTTATTAAACTTTTGGAAAAAACAGAAATGATCACTGTTCAATTGAATGGTCTTCTCAATAAATATCAAACCGATTAA